Proteins encoded within one genomic window of Salipaludibacillus agaradhaerens:
- the lepA gene encoding translation elongation factor 4: MKPEERIKRRDKIRNFSIIAHIDHGKSTLADRILEKTSALTQREMKDQMLDAMDLERERGITIKLNAVQLTYKANDGVEYIFHLIDTPGHVDFAYEVSRSLAACEGALLIVDAAQGIEAQTLANVYLALDNDLEILPVINKIDLPSAEPERVKQEVEDVIGLPMDDCLLASAKNGIGIDDILESIVKNVPAPSGDPEAPLKAMIFDSLYDPYRGVIVYIRVTEGTVKPGEKVKMMATGKEFEVQEIGVFTPKPVAQEELTVGDVGFMIASIKNVSDSRVGDTVTHAERPTAEALPGYRKLNPMVFCGLYPVDTTDYNALREALEKLELNDASLQFEAETSQALGFGFRCGFLGLLHMEIIQERIEREFNIDLITTAPSVVYEVLLTDGTSLRIDNPADMPEAQKVEHVQEPYVKAEVMVPNDYVGAVMELCQKKRGDYVDMKYLDENRVNIVYQLPLSEIVYDFFDTLKSSTKGYASFDYELIGYQESNLVKMDILLNSEKIDALSVIVHRDSAYERGKSIVEKLKELIPRQQFEVPVQASIGQKIISRSTIKAMRKNVLAKCYGGDISRKRKLLEKQKEGKKRMKNVGNVEVPQEAFMSVLSMDDNK, encoded by the coding sequence ATGAAGCCTGAAGAACGTATTAAAAGACGGGATAAGATCCGTAATTTTTCTATAATTGCACATATCGACCATGGAAAATCAACATTGGCCGATCGTATTTTAGAGAAAACGAGTGCCCTAACACAGCGGGAAATGAAAGATCAAATGCTTGATGCAATGGATCTTGAACGTGAACGAGGGATTACAATTAAATTAAATGCTGTGCAATTAACTTATAAAGCGAATGACGGTGTAGAGTATATTTTTCATTTAATTGATACGCCGGGACACGTGGATTTTGCGTATGAAGTATCTCGAAGTCTGGCAGCTTGTGAAGGCGCCCTACTGATTGTGGATGCGGCTCAAGGTATCGAGGCTCAAACGCTGGCTAATGTGTATTTAGCCCTTGATAACGACTTGGAAATTCTCCCTGTGATTAACAAGATTGACTTACCGAGTGCAGAACCTGAACGAGTTAAGCAAGAAGTAGAAGATGTGATTGGTTTGCCGATGGATGACTGTTTGTTAGCCTCTGCTAAAAATGGGATTGGAATTGATGACATTTTAGAATCCATTGTTAAAAATGTGCCTGCACCATCTGGCGATCCTGAAGCACCACTAAAGGCGATGATCTTTGACTCTCTGTATGATCCATATCGTGGTGTAATCGTATATATACGAGTCACGGAGGGAACGGTTAAGCCGGGAGAAAAAGTGAAAATGATGGCCACAGGTAAGGAATTTGAAGTACAAGAAATTGGCGTCTTTACACCTAAGCCAGTGGCTCAAGAAGAACTGACAGTGGGTGATGTTGGATTTATGATTGCCTCGATTAAAAATGTCAGTGATAGCCGAGTGGGGGACACAGTAACACATGCAGAAAGACCAACTGCGGAAGCATTGCCAGGATATCGAAAGCTTAATCCGATGGTTTTTTGTGGTTTATATCCAGTAGATACAACAGATTATAATGCTCTGCGAGAAGCTCTTGAAAAATTGGAACTAAACGATGCCTCATTGCAGTTTGAGGCGGAGACGTCGCAAGCCTTAGGATTTGGCTTTCGGTGCGGGTTTTTAGGGCTGCTTCATATGGAAATTATTCAAGAACGGATTGAAAGAGAATTTAATATTGACCTTATTACGACGGCCCCAAGTGTTGTCTATGAAGTGCTATTAACGGATGGAACATCCTTGAGAATTGATAACCCTGCTGACATGCCTGAGGCTCAAAAAGTAGAACACGTTCAAGAGCCTTACGTCAAAGCCGAAGTGATGGTGCCGAATGATTATGTTGGGGCAGTAATGGAGCTTTGTCAGAAAAAACGAGGCGACTACGTAGATATGAAATATTTGGATGAAAATAGGGTGAACATCGTTTATCAACTGCCACTTTCAGAAATCGTTTACGATTTCTTCGACACGTTAAAATCAAGTACAAAAGGCTATGCGTCTTTTGATTATGAGCTTATCGGCTATCAAGAAAGTAATCTTGTTAAGATGGATATTCTTCTTAATAGTGAAAAAATTGATGCCTTATCTGTCATCGTTCACCGTGATTCAGCTTATGAACGAGGAAAAAGCATCGTTGAAAAGCTAAAGGAACTAATTCCTCGTCAGCAATTTGAAGTACCAGTTCAAGCGAGTATTGGTCAAAAAATCATTTCGAGATCAACCATTAAGGCGATGAGGAAAAATGTTTTAGCTAAATGTTACGGTGGAGATATTTCACGTAAACGAAAACTTCTTGAGAAACAAAAAGAAGGTAAAAAACGAATGAAAAACGTAGGAAACGTAGAAGTACCGCAAGAAGCCTTTATGTCTGTACTAAGTATGGACGACAATAAGTGA